The Micromonospora sp. NBC_01740 genome includes a window with the following:
- a CDS encoding non-ribosomal peptide synthetase produces the protein MSDHEGGHAVSSAQEQLWFVDQLRSGASEYLLHQAVRVRGPLDATALRAALSGISARHEILRTRYDTVDGRAVQVIDPPGPVDVDLVDLGDSPAGDRDGRLDEVLEATLDTPFDLRKDAPLRARLIRCASDDHVLLLVVHHIAFDGWSWGVLARELHTLYGAFVAGRPSPLPPLPVQYADFAAWQRENWLSGPHVDAQVGYWRERLSGLGPLDLPTDRPRPAHWRAAGDGLTFTVPADLATALTRLGADRGATPFMVFLAAFQLLLGRYAGQTDVAVGVSVAGRHEVELEDLIGLFVNTVVLRADLAAPACFLDLLEQVRSTTLDAYDNQQVPFDRIVAELSPERDLSRNPLFQVGFGLHNADRAAFALPGLTVTEQPTSWTSAAFDLSLQLVGRPDGSYHGEVVFPTALFDGPRVHRMVANYLHLLAAVVAAGQAPLDELDLLAPRERREVLGEWGRGADRPAGPGLPELFLAQAAATPDATALVADDGTEVGYAELAGRARKLAAHLHAVGVRVGAPVGVAVHRGPDLVTALLGVLLAGGVYVPLAPDQPVDRLEFMAADAGVSALVTESALRGLLSANDAPVVLVDAADNTGTDAEGDTGTGPGPDTGAGAGRGDGTATVSLPATDPDAAAYVMYTSGSTGRPKGVVVTHAGIRNRVLWSVEQYRLTAADRVLQKTALGFDASMWEFLAPLVSGGAVVLAAPDAHRDPGAMLRAMRAHGVTVLQLVPSVLRVLLHETDLSGCAALRLVCSAGEPLPAALCEQLQALLPVEVWNTYGPTECAIDATAWRYRGDEGTGTVPIGRPLPGCGVLLLDADDRPVPVGVAGQLCLGGVGLARGYLGRPALTGEKFTPNPYGRTPGERLYRTGDLARWRDDGSLEYLGRLDHQVKLHGVRIEPGEVEAALRRHPTVDAAVVTLHRPSSGDAELVAYVVPAAGARIDPDGLRDALADRLPAALVPSTVISLDALPLTANGKLDRAALPAPDGPRPGADRRYLPPATDTERTVAGIWAELLGVERVGRDDNFFTLGGHSLLAIRGVLRVRRALDVELTVGQLFTAPTVAQLAALVDEARPGAGSTDEPADAAIRPVTRDGKLPLSLGQRRLWFLDQLEPGSLEYLIPISMRLTGPLDVAVFRRALDAVVNRHEILRTRYHSVDGEPVQVVDPPGPVGWELVDLSGAPDVVDGAEVLLRVAAGRPFNLATERPIRAQVIRVAGDEHLVALTMHHIAFDVWSMDILLRELDTLYRRYARGGGATALPDLPVQYADFAAWETARQDSPELDAQLAYWSRQLAGSTPLELPTDRPRPALRDPAGDNVVVDVPTDVGRALAELGNREGATLFMVLLAAFQVLLGRYARQHDVAVGTPVAGRTRQETEDLLGFFVNNLVMRAELVDDQPFPVLLDQVRRTVTDAFRNQDVAFERLVDALRPDRDLSRNPLFQVMFELQHLERMTATLGPTTIEHVDSSFPVAKFDLTLSVEQHPDGRLRCWFEYATALWDRPGIERMAGHYLHLLAQVASAPGTALRDLTLPTGAERAHLLGPLAGEPVAPAGPLRAAEAAGAGVVELFGRRVRQHPDVVAVEFDGRRLTFAELDTRANRLAHHLRGLGVRPEVPVAVCLERGLEVVVTLLAVLKAGGVYLPVDPDHPTERLRFMLADARAAVVVTEQSLADRVAADGVTVVAVDADRAVIAGRDGTAPDPSTGADDLAYVIYTSGSTGRPKGVMIPHGAYAHHCEVIARAYDIAPGDRVVLLSALTFDVAMDGMMATLLAGATLVVSDPVFWSPAELPDRLARHRITHMEITPAYYREVMDALPAGDERLRHLKLMNVGSDVVTVADARRWAATGLPGRFLVNYGPTEATVTCLLHPVAGDPPGERNEALPIGRPVPGTRTYVVDEHLDPVPVGVPGELLLGGVRLARGYLGRPALTADRFVPDPFGAAPGGRLYRSGDLVRYRPDGTIEFLGRIDQQVKIRGFRMELGEIESALAEHPAVRAVAVVARETQPGEKGLVAYLVCRDGAPPAVGELRAHLRDRLPDYMVPAQWMVLDALPLTTSKKVDRRALPAPTPVRADLGRAYEAPRTPLEEAVADIWATVLEVDRVGVHDDFFDLGGHSLLATRVLAHLRQSFDLDLPLRLLFEQTTVADLADAVHTAIENEISRLSDAEVAELLKEGNL, from the coding sequence CTGTCCGATCACGAGGGCGGCCACGCCGTGTCGTCGGCGCAGGAGCAGCTCTGGTTCGTCGACCAGCTACGCTCCGGTGCCAGCGAGTATCTCCTGCACCAGGCGGTACGGGTGCGCGGCCCGCTCGACGCCACGGCGCTGCGGGCCGCGCTGAGCGGGATCAGCGCGCGACACGAGATCCTGCGGACCCGGTACGACACGGTGGACGGACGTGCCGTGCAGGTGATCGACCCGCCCGGCCCGGTCGACGTCGACCTCGTCGACCTGGGCGACTCGCCGGCCGGCGACCGGGACGGCCGCCTCGACGAGGTGCTGGAGGCCACCCTCGACACCCCCTTCGACCTGCGGAAGGACGCACCGCTGCGGGCCCGGCTGATCCGCTGCGCGAGCGACGACCACGTCCTGCTGTTGGTGGTGCACCACATCGCCTTCGACGGCTGGTCCTGGGGCGTGCTCGCCAGGGAACTGCACACCCTCTACGGGGCGTTCGTCGCCGGCCGGCCCAGCCCGCTGCCGCCGCTGCCCGTGCAGTACGCGGACTTCGCCGCCTGGCAGCGCGAGAACTGGCTGTCGGGGCCGCACGTCGACGCCCAGGTCGGCTACTGGCGGGAGCGGCTGTCCGGGCTCGGCCCGCTCGACCTGCCGACCGACCGGCCCCGGCCCGCGCACTGGCGGGCCGCCGGCGACGGCCTCACCTTCACCGTGCCGGCGGACCTGGCGACCGCCCTGACCCGGCTCGGCGCGGACCGGGGCGCCACCCCCTTCATGGTCTTCCTCGCCGCCTTCCAGCTCCTGCTCGGCCGGTACGCCGGTCAGACCGACGTGGCGGTCGGGGTGTCCGTGGCCGGGCGGCACGAGGTCGAGCTGGAGGACCTGATCGGCCTCTTCGTCAACACCGTCGTGCTCCGGGCCGACCTGGCCGCCCCAGCGTGCTTCCTCGACCTGCTCGAGCAGGTCCGCAGCACCACTTTGGACGCCTACGACAACCAGCAGGTGCCGTTCGACCGGATCGTCGCCGAGCTGTCCCCGGAACGGGACCTGTCCCGCAACCCGCTGTTCCAGGTGGGGTTCGGGCTGCACAACGCCGACCGGGCCGCCTTCGCCCTGCCCGGCCTGACCGTCACCGAGCAGCCCACCTCGTGGACCTCGGCCGCGTTCGACCTCTCCCTGCAACTGGTCGGGCGACCGGACGGCTCGTACCACGGGGAGGTGGTCTTCCCCACCGCGCTGTTCGACGGCCCCCGGGTGCACCGCATGGTCGCCAACTACCTGCACCTGCTGGCCGCCGTCGTCGCCGCCGGCCAGGCCCCCCTGGACGAGCTGGACCTGCTGGCCCCCCGGGAGCGCCGCGAGGTGCTCGGCGAGTGGGGCCGGGGCGCCGACCGGCCCGCGGGCCCGGGGCTGCCGGAACTCTTCCTCGCCCAGGCGGCGGCGACCCCCGACGCGACCGCGCTGGTCGCCGACGACGGCACCGAGGTCGGCTACGCCGAGCTGGCCGGCCGCGCCCGGAAGCTCGCCGCGCACCTGCACGCCGTCGGCGTTCGCGTGGGCGCCCCGGTCGGGGTCGCGGTGCACCGCGGGCCGGACCTGGTGACCGCGCTGCTCGGGGTGCTGCTCGCCGGCGGCGTCTACGTGCCCCTCGCCCCCGACCAGCCGGTCGACCGGCTGGAGTTCATGGCGGCCGACGCCGGGGTGTCGGCGCTGGTCACCGAGTCGGCCCTGCGGGGCCTGCTGTCGGCCAATGACGCCCCGGTGGTGCTCGTCGACGCCGCTGACAACACCGGGACCGACGCCGAGGGCGACACCGGGACCGGCCCCGGCCCGGACACCGGGGCCGGGGCCGGTCGCGGCGACGGCACCGCGACGGTGTCGCTGCCGGCCACCGACCCCGACGCCGCCGCCTACGTCATGTACACCTCCGGATCGACCGGCCGGCCCAAGGGCGTCGTGGTCACCCACGCCGGCATCCGCAACCGGGTGCTGTGGTCGGTCGAGCAGTACCGGCTCACCGCCGCCGACCGGGTGCTCCAGAAGACCGCCCTCGGCTTCGACGCCTCCATGTGGGAGTTCCTGGCGCCACTGGTCAGCGGCGGCGCGGTCGTCCTGGCCGCCCCGGACGCCCACCGCGACCCGGGCGCGATGCTGCGGGCGATGCGGGCCCACGGCGTCACGGTGCTGCAACTGGTGCCGTCCGTGCTGCGGGTGCTGCTGCACGAGACCGACCTGTCCGGCTGTGCCGCGCTGCGGCTGGTCTGCTCCGCGGGGGAGCCGCTGCCGGCGGCGCTCTGCGAGCAGCTTCAAGCCCTGCTGCCCGTGGAGGTCTGGAACACCTACGGCCCCACCGAGTGCGCCATCGACGCGACCGCCTGGCGTTACCGCGGTGACGAGGGGACCGGGACCGTGCCGATCGGCCGGCCGCTGCCCGGCTGCGGCGTCCTGCTCCTCGACGCCGACGACCGGCCGGTGCCGGTCGGGGTGGCCGGTCAGCTCTGCCTCGGCGGGGTCGGCCTGGCGCGAGGCTACCTGGGCCGGCCCGCCCTGACCGGGGAGAAGTTCACCCCCAACCCGTACGGCCGCACGCCGGGGGAGCGCCTGTACCGGACCGGGGACCTGGCCCGGTGGCGCGACGACGGCAGCCTGGAGTACCTGGGCCGCCTCGACCACCAGGTCAAGCTGCACGGGGTACGCATCGAGCCGGGCGAGGTCGAGGCGGCCCTGCGGCGGCACCCCACCGTCGACGCGGCGGTGGTGACCCTGCACCGGCCGTCGTCGGGCGACGCGGAGCTGGTCGCGTACGTGGTCCCCGCCGCCGGTGCCCGGATCGATCCGGACGGGCTGCGCGACGCGCTCGCCGACCGGCTGCCCGCCGCGCTGGTCCCCTCCACCGTGATCAGCCTGGACGCCCTCCCGCTGACCGCGAACGGCAAGCTGGACCGCGCGGCCCTGCCGGCGCCCGACGGCCCCCGCCCCGGCGCCGACCGGAGGTACCTGCCGCCGGCCACCGACACCGAGCGGACCGTCGCCGGGATCTGGGCCGAGCTGCTCGGCGTCGAGCGGGTCGGCCGGGACGACAACTTCTTCACCCTCGGCGGCCACTCCCTGCTCGCCATCCGGGGCGTGCTCCGGGTGCGCCGGGCACTCGACGTGGAGCTGACCGTCGGGCAGCTCTTCACCGCCCCCACCGTCGCCCAACTCGCCGCCCTGGTCGACGAGGCCCGCCCAGGCGCCGGGTCCACCGACGAGCCGGCCGACGCGGCGATCCGGCCGGTGACGCGGGACGGGAAGCTGCCGCTCTCCCTCGGCCAGCGCCGGCTGTGGTTCCTGGACCAGCTCGAACCGGGCAGCCTCGAATACCTGATCCCGATCTCGATGCGGCTGACCGGCCCGTTGGACGTGGCGGTGTTCCGGCGGGCGCTGGACGCGGTGGTCAACCGGCACGAGATCCTGCGTACCCGCTACCACTCGGTCGACGGCGAGCCGGTGCAGGTGGTCGACCCGCCGGGACCGGTCGGGTGGGAGCTGGTCGACCTCAGCGGCGCACCGGACGTCGTCGACGGTGCCGAGGTGCTGCTGCGGGTCGCGGCCGGCCGGCCCTTCAACCTGGCCACCGAACGCCCGATCCGGGCCCAGGTGATCCGGGTCGCGGGCGACGAGCACCTGGTCGCGCTGACCATGCACCACATCGCGTTCGACGTCTGGTCGATGGACATTCTCCTGCGCGAACTCGACACCCTCTACCGCAGATACGCGCGGGGCGGCGGGGCCACCGCACTGCCCGACCTGCCCGTGCAGTACGCGGACTTCGCGGCCTGGGAGACGGCCCGCCAGGACAGCCCCGAACTGGACGCGCAGCTCGCCTACTGGTCCCGGCAACTGGCCGGGTCGACCCCGCTGGAGCTGCCCACCGACCGGCCCCGCCCGGCGCTGCGCGACCCGGCCGGTGACAACGTCGTCGTCGACGTGCCGACCGACGTCGGGCGGGCGCTGGCCGAGCTGGGCAACCGGGAGGGCGCCACCCTGTTCATGGTGCTGCTGGCGGCCTTCCAGGTCCTGCTCGGCCGGTACGCCCGGCAGCACGACGTGGCCGTCGGCACCCCGGTCGCCGGCCGGACCCGGCAGGAGACGGAGGACCTGCTCGGCTTCTTCGTCAACAACCTGGTGATGCGCGCCGAGCTGGTCGACGACCAGCCCTTCCCGGTCCTGCTCGACCAGGTGCGCCGCACCGTGACGGACGCGTTCCGCAACCAGGACGTCGCCTTCGAGCGGCTGGTCGACGCGCTGCGGCCGGACCGGGACCTGTCCCGCAATCCGCTGTTCCAGGTGATGTTCGAACTGCAACACCTGGAGCGGATGACCGCGACCCTCGGCCCGACCACCATCGAGCACGTCGACAGCTCCTTCCCGGTGGCCAAGTTCGACCTCACCCTCTCCGTGGAGCAGCACCCGGACGGCCGGCTGCGCTGCTGGTTCGAGTACGCCACCGCGCTCTGGGACCGCCCCGGCATCGAGCGGATGGCCGGGCACTACCTGCACCTGCTCGCCCAGGTGGCGTCCGCGCCGGGAACCGCCCTGCGTGACCTGACCCTGCCCACCGGCGCGGAGCGGGCGCACCTCCTCGGGCCGTTGGCCGGCGAGCCGGTCGCGCCCGCCGGGCCGTTGCGCGCCGCCGAGGCCGCCGGCGCCGGCGTGGTGGAGCTGTTCGGCCGGCGGGTCCGGCAGCACCCGGACGTCGTGGCGGTGGAGTTCGACGGCCGGCGGCTGACCTTCGCCGAGCTGGACACCCGGGCCAACCGGCTCGCCCACCACCTGCGCGGGCTCGGGGTGCGCCCGGAGGTCCCGGTCGCGGTCTGCCTGGAACGCGGCCTGGAGGTGGTGGTCACGCTGCTCGCGGTGCTCAAGGCGGGCGGGGTGTACCTCCCGGTCGACCCGGACCACCCCACCGAGCGGCTGCGCTTCATGCTCGCCGACGCGAGGGCCGCGGTGGTGGTCACCGAGCAAAGCCTCGCCGACCGGGTCGCCGCCGACGGGGTGACCGTGGTCGCCGTGGACGCCGACCGGGCGGTGATCGCCGGTCGGGACGGCACCGCGCCGGACCCGTCGACCGGAGCGGACGACCTCGCCTACGTCATCTACACCTCGGGCTCCACCGGGCGGCCCAAGGGCGTGATGATCCCGCACGGCGCGTACGCCCACCACTGCGAGGTCATCGCCCGCGCGTACGACATCGCACCCGGCGATCGGGTGGTGCTGCTCTCCGCGCTCACCTTCGACGTGGCGATGGACGGCATGATGGCCACCCTGCTGGCCGGGGCGACCCTGGTGGTCAGCGACCCGGTCTTCTGGAGCCCGGCTGAGCTGCCGGACCGGCTCGCCCGGCACCGGATCACCCACATGGAGATCACCCCCGCCTACTACCGGGAGGTGATGGACGCCCTGCCGGCCGGCGACGAACGGCTGCGGCACCTGAAGCTGATGAACGTCGGCAGCGACGTGGTCACCGTCGCCGACGCCCGGCGCTGGGCGGCCACCGGACTGCCCGGCCGGTTCCTGGTCAACTACGGCCCGACCGAGGCCACCGTCACCTGCCTGCTGCACCCGGTCGCGGGCGACCCGCCCGGCGAGCGGAACGAGGCACTGCCGATCGGCCGCCCGGTCCCCGGCACCCGGACCTACGTGGTCGACGAACACCTGGACCCCGTCCCGGTCGGGGTGCCCGGTGAGCTGCTGCTCGGCGGGGTACGGCTGGCCCGGGGCTACCTGGGCCGGCCCGCACTGACCGCCGACAGGTTCGTGCCCGACCCGTTCGGCGCCGCCCCCGGCGGCCGGCTCTACCGCAGCGGCGACCTGGTCCGGTACCGGCCGGACGGGACGATCGAGTTCCTCGGCCGGATCGACCAGCAGGTCAAGATCCGGGGTTTCCGGATGGAGCTCGGCGAGATCGAGTCGGCCCTGGCCGAGCACCCGGCGGTCCGCGCGGTCGCGGTGGTGGCCCGCGAGACCCAGCCGGGGGAGAAGGGCCTGGTCGCCTACCTGGTCTGCCGGGACGGCGCCCCGCCGGCGGTCGGCGAACTCCGGGCCCACCTGCGCGACCGGCTGCCGGACTACATGGTGCCGGCCCAGTGGATGGTGCTGGACGCACTGCCGTTGACCACCAGCAAGAAGGTCGACCGCCGGGCACTGCCCGCCCCGACACCCGTGCGCGCCGACCTCGGCCGGGCGTACGAGGCACCCCGTACCCCGTTGGAGGAGGCCGTGGCCGACATCTGGGCCACCGTGCTGGAGGTCGACCGGGTCGGCGTCCACGACGACTTCTTCGACCTCGGCGGTCACTCGCTGCTCGCCACCCGGGTGCTCGCGCACCTGCGGCAGAGCTTCGACCTCGACCTGCCGCTGCGCCTGCTGTTCGAGCAGACCACCGTGGCCGACCTCGCCGACGCGGTGCACACGGCCATCGAAAACGAGATCTCACGGCTTTCCGACGCCGAGGTGGCGGAACTGCTGAAGGAGGGCAACCTGTGA
- a CDS encoding MbtH family protein, producing the protein MSDENTDERAYRVVVNDEEQYSIWLGDRELPLGWRAEGTEGTREECLKRIDEVWTDMRPLSLRRRMEQAAGR; encoded by the coding sequence ATGTCCGACGAGAACACCGATGAGCGCGCGTACCGGGTCGTGGTGAACGACGAGGAGCAGTACTCGATCTGGCTGGGCGATCGGGAGCTGCCGCTGGGGTGGCGCGCGGAGGGCACCGAGGGCACCCGCGAGGAGTGCCTGAAGCGGATCGACGAGGTGTGGACCGACATGCGCCCGCTCAGCCTGCGCCGGCGCATGGAGCAGGCGGCGGGCCGGTAG
- a CDS encoding TauD/TfdA family dioxygenase → MSTPRMTVPPLPRGPAEKPLPFVLTAGAPGEPIDGRLTADRAAIRARLREHGAVLLRGFDVGGVAGFEGVVRALSGEPLDYAERSSPRSTIQGRVYTSTDFPPAEEIFLHNENSYQADWPMALYFYCLRTPATLGATPLADTRLVRQRIDPAVCAEFVARGWLVVRNFHEGFGVPWQRAFNTDDRDEVSRYCARSGIEVEWTGSGLRTRARRDAVHRHPGTGELLWFNHVTFFHVTTLAEEVCAGLRELFDETELPTNTYYGDGGRIPDDVVAHLRDCYRAAQRRFDWQRDDVLVVDNMLAAHAREPFTGDRRIAVAMAEPYRAALAAAGAAPG, encoded by the coding sequence ATGAGTACGCCCCGGATGACGGTGCCGCCGCTGCCGCGCGGGCCGGCCGAGAAACCGCTTCCGTTCGTCCTGACCGCCGGTGCGCCGGGGGAGCCGATCGACGGGCGGCTGACCGCCGACCGGGCCGCGATCCGGGCCCGGCTGCGTGAGCACGGGGCCGTCCTGCTGCGCGGGTTCGACGTCGGCGGGGTGGCCGGCTTCGAGGGGGTGGTCCGGGCGCTCTCCGGTGAGCCGCTGGACTACGCCGAGCGCTCGTCGCCCCGCAGCACCATCCAGGGGCGGGTCTACACCTCGACGGACTTCCCGCCAGCCGAGGAGATCTTCCTGCACAACGAGAACTCCTACCAGGCCGACTGGCCCATGGCGCTGTACTTCTACTGCCTGCGTACGCCGGCCACCCTGGGCGCCACCCCGCTCGCCGACACCCGCCTGGTGCGCCAGCGCATCGACCCGGCGGTGTGTGCCGAGTTCGTCGCCCGGGGCTGGCTGGTGGTGCGCAACTTCCACGAGGGCTTCGGCGTGCCCTGGCAGCGGGCGTTCAACACCGACGACCGGGACGAGGTGTCGCGCTACTGCGCCCGCAGCGGCATCGAGGTGGAGTGGACCGGCTCGGGGCTGCGTACCCGCGCCCGACGCGACGCCGTGCACCGGCACCCCGGCACCGGTGAGCTGCTCTGGTTCAACCACGTGACCTTCTTCCACGTGACCACGCTGGCCGAGGAGGTCTGCGCCGGGCTGCGGGAACTGTTCGACGAGACCGAGCTGCCCACGAACACCTACTACGGCGACGGCGGGCGCATCCCCGACGACGTGGTGGCCCACCTGCGGGACTGCTACCGGGCGGCCCAACGACGCTTCGACTGGCAGCGCGACGACGTCCTGGTGGTGGACAACATGCTCGCCGCGCACGCCCGGGAACCGTTCACCGGCGACCGCAGGATCGCCGTGGCGATGGCCGAGCCGTACCGCGCGGCGCTCGCGGCGGCCGGCGCGGCCCCGGGGTGA